aaaaaaaaacagggTAACACAGAAatgttttggttttttttttttttttttttcacatcaaaaataaaataactgtataaataaaattaaacaaattctaaataaagttttactttttttttttattaatttttaaaatttttttttattttttatttttttagttttttaaaatcgaatttacaaaaatttggattattattattatttttcaaccAATTCTTTCCATTGATttgattcatcatcaaattcaaaatgatGATCAATTGAAGAaccaagtaataataaaattgaatcatcaatatttaatacaCTTGCTAATGaaaccaattgataattttcttttttattcataTAATCATCAGCTTCATCACCTGCGAAAATTCTCCAACCAGAATCATTTGGAAAGGTTCCATTCTCTCTAAAGATGTAACCAATGTGTTCTTTATCAACCAAAATACGATTACTAACCAAACATAATTGATCAAATAATTGTTTGATTGAACCTGGTACACAATCTAAATCTGGATGATATAATTGATTTGGTTGATTATAAATCGAGAGGAtattataatcaaaaaattcgATTCTATCACCCaatttcaatgatttcaattgatATGGATTATTATCCAATAATCCagtgaatttaattgaattataacTAAACTCatccatattattattactactatttggACTTCTAAGACCACCACCACTTCCATTATTTGATTGACTATTTACAAGTTTATTCTTTTCATCTTTATGAATATTTttagatgaagatgaagatgatgaaccattttcattttcttcatcaccattattattattattattattattacttccATGGAAAATTTCAATACCttgttttaatgattgaCCACAACTATTACTACTGGCAATATCATTGTTTGAATCATAAAGACATAGATCAATAATCTCAACAAACATTCTCTCTGCTTGATTACCTTcactaaaaattaatttaactaAATCAccttgttttaaatttaatatttgttctCTACTTGGTAAAGAGAAtgtatatttaaattcatttcctcttgttactttttttttttttttttttaaataaaaatggaatgggaaaaaaagaaaggaataaaaaaaaaaaaaattggaaagaaaaaaaaaaaaaaaaaaaaaaaaaaaaaaaggaaaaatttaaattagtatttttatttattttttaaaaaataaatataaaaattatacatACCAACATTATCAATTGTGTAAccaatttgttgttgttgattattactaccattaCTACTGCCACTATTGATAGAATTTGAGCTTGagtttaaattcaatttctttaattcattgatattgataccactattactattacgcAAATTAACAGCACTATTCATTGTTGGTGGCGAGGTAGTGGTTCACttaattttttctattataaaatgatgtttttttaatttactttttttatttatatttttagggaaaatgatattattatacaACAGTTTtgtttattctttaaaataataattttttttattatttatgaaattttttaatgagttttttttttttttttttttctcttttaagatatttatttttttattttaatttttattttaattttttaatttttttttttttttttttttttttttttttttccttatttatttattttatttatttatttaaaggggtattattatattatatattattatttatttgttggttaattattataaaaatgaaatttaaaaaaaaaaaaaaaaaaaattttgggttttttttcgtgtattatttttttttatttttaatttttttatttttatttttattttattttatttttttttttttgtaatttaatttattttaatattttttttttttcagtttttttcagataatatttgatattttattataaaattgacATGTGTCATGTGTGATTTATGTAGATTCACAtgtcaaattttttttttagtagaTTAACCCATTATCCTATCCTAttgttacttttttttttttttttttttttattatcaatttaaaatttcgtcgaatttgaattttttttttttttttttttttttaaataaccatcatttttaaatttaaaattattattaggtaaacaaatattaaaatataccTCAATTGtcaaagaaatttttaaataggggatattaaaaaaaaaaaaaaaaaaaaaaaaaaaaaaaaaaaaataaaaccttAATTGATGggtaaaaaagaaatattataTCAAACACTAtgaataaatattcaattttaacacATCAAATGAGTTTTAATaaccaaaacaaaaaaaaaaaaaataaaaaaaaaaaatcattctttttttaatattttattttattcttaatttttaaaataggttgagttatttttaaaattgaattgtttaaaaaaaaggggttaaaaaattataaaattggaTTCATTGTATCTCCCATTGTTTTATATTGCCttcaaacttttttatttttttatttttttttttttaattaatttttttttaattttttttattttttttattttttttattttcctcctttttttataatttttttttttttttttttataatttatttttctttttctcacATTAAATATctccttttaaaaataattaattttgggatagtataatttttattattatttttaattttatcattgcCATTACccatataatattattttgactGGTTATActatcatataaaaaaaaaatgtataataatagtaatagtaataataataacggtAGTAGAAAAAGATCAAGCCCAccattatatataaataataataatagtggcaATTATATATCACCACCCTCTCCATTATCGCCAAAACAAAccaataattttctttttaataatggtggttttaattcatttgaaaatcctcaacaacaatctcctccacaacaacaacaacttttaTTTACATCACCAATACCAACTAGACCACAAAATCTATATCAATACAtcgatgaaaatgaattaaatacaggttataataatagtaataataataataataataataataataataataataataataataataataataataataataataataatagtaataataataataatagtaataataataataacaacaaaatgataactacaaccactactacaaccacaaaatcaaataatgactataagaagaaaataaaaaaacaaattaattttaaattggatAATTTACATGAAAGCagtgaagaggaagaagaggaacaacaagaagaagaggaagaagaagaagaaaaagaagaactaaattatattaataataataataataaaaatgatgatgacaaTAATAGTCAAGATGAAGATAAAGAAGAAGATAAATACCATGAAACTAATACAGATTTTGGATTATTAAGTGTTGCATCAAAAGAGGATTTAATGATTtgtttaaatgttttaaaaaaagaaatgggtcaatttaaaaatttatctcaaaatttattatcaagatTACAAATATTAGAGAATGGTATTGGTCAAGAGAAAATGAtaagattattaaataataataataattataatatgaaTGGTAGTAGTGATAGTAGtgatagtagtaatagtagtggcCATAGTAGAAATAATTCTGATGAAAATATGATCGATTGTTATTATGTCactagaaataataataataataataccaattcattattaataccaCCAGCACCAccacaattacaacaacaacaacaacaacaacaattttatAGTCAAGATGCAGTTATGATTTCAACATACCTTTTAGAAGTTCAAAAGATTGTTGAAAAACAAAGACAATATGATAGTTTATTAGCACAAAGAGAAAAGTATTGggatattgaattaaataaaattacaatggcaattttaaataaacttgGTCCAAATCCATCAACAACTGTTGATTTACTAAATTTACCAATGAATAATATGaacattaataaaaataataatagtaataataataataataataataatcataattataataaaaataataataataataataataataataatgatttttcaaattttaataatgatgattgcttttataatagtaataatagttgtAATAGTGAAGATTTTGATTCATTTACagcattaaataatataaataatagtattataaGGAATCAAAGTAGtaatagtttaaatttaaaggaTGATTCAGAGGAAACAAATTTCAATAGtttaaaatctaaaacaaataatatctttaaaagattttatatttatttatttggaactaaaaaaacaattacattTTGGAAAAAAGTTGCAATCATTGCTATCATTGTAATAGTATGGCCTTTAATTGCAAATTTAacttataaatttattgtttatttaataaataaaagaagatTAGCTAAAACTCAACCATTTAtaattggaaataataatactagtAATTATAATAGTTCAACTGCAATTGGTAAAAGtttaaaaccaattaaatcttcaattttagtaccttcatcttcatcattaccatcttcatcttcttcatcatcatccacTTCTTCGTCatccaatttattattaccttcatcaattaataatggcACTAATGcatttaaaaagattaaatcgtcattaatgaaaaagaattcCGATATAAGTAGTGGTGTTGGTAATGTTGTTAGCAGTGTTGCAAGTAatgttgttggtggtagtggttcaGGGGTTGGTGCACCTGATTTTGTAAAAGCATTTATCCAAGGTGTTAGTACTGGTGATGGTggttcaaatgataatttaacaaataatgcattatcatcaattacaAATACATTTGGAAATTTAAATACAGTTGCAAACTCTTCAATTGCACCATCTATTGGTTCAGGTTTAATTGGATCTTCTATTTCTCCATCCTCTTCATCCTCCTCTTCATCATCTGCTAATACAGCatcaaatataattaataattttacacCATCAGCTTTAAGTCAACTTAATTTACCTGGtagttcatcatcatcatcatcttttaGTAATCCTGTTTCTTCAATTGCTAATAATTTTATGTCTGATTCAAATagatcaccatcatcatcctcatcatcatcctcaaGTACAAGTGATTCAGAGAATGGAATGTTAAAATTAGTTAGAAATTTATTAACTCatagataaataataatattaataataattaataataattaataataattaataataaaaacaattcgAGTCATATTTATGATATTGgatatagtaataatatttgcTTTATCATAtcataaatttatattttatttaaataattattattggttttaataaattatttgcatttgtattttttattttttttatttattgggagtattggtggtggtggttgtggtatTATTTAATACAGAATTTGAAGATGAGTTTacactattactattactattattattgctattattattattattattattttcattattttgatttgataatTCAGTAGAGATCGATAACTTATCAGTTGAATTAGAAACACTAttttcattactattattatttgtaaagcTCGAGTTTTCAAACTCTTCCAATTCTTCTTCCAACattttttgttgttcaatGAACCATGTTGGTAATTTATTTGGAAATGTTACTAAATCAACATCAAAGAGTTCAATAAATTGTTCATTCACATATCTTGTATTACTTTGACCACTAAATGCTTTATacttaaattaattgaaattaatatttataattttaaataaaatttatatatcaTATATagcttaataataataataataataatattaaatggaatataaaaaaaaaaaaaaaaaaaaaaaagtaaataataaatttaccTCGACTAAAATTGAAGTAAGATTCCAATTTTGTAATCTTCTTAAACAACCAACTAATACACCAGTTTGATGAACACCTGATGTACACGTTATCATAAGTggataataatcataatttaaaacaatttctAAACATTCTTTAATGAGTTCATCTGTTAATGGTTTCCATGATATGTCAACTTTCCATGATTTTAATCCTAAATGAAtctagtaataataataaaaataaaaattattaataacattttaaataaaatcaattaaataaataaaaaaataaaaataaaaataaacatactaaattaatattattttcttgaaAAAAGCTTGAAACAGCTTTAATTGGTACTTCTGGTGATAATTGTACGACAGTTTTTAAacctaataatttaataaaaggaAAGTTTGCAGGATATAATGAATTTGTTCTATATAATAAGGGTTCAATTGTACCAAAGAGAGCTGGTGGTGATAATTGTGGTGGACCACTttgaattaatgaatttatatgAGTTTgttgtattaatttttgtttttgttcttcttttttaacttgttgttgttgttgtaatgtACTCGTTATAGTTTGTGGTATTGATTGTAATATTGATTGTGATTGTAATAATGGTGttgttgattgttgttgttgttgttgttgttgctgctgttgtggctgctgtggttgttgttgttgtggctGTTGtggctgttgttgttgtgattgatTTTGTgaagtttttgattttgatggtGTTAATGGTACTTTatatatttgttgttgttgctgctgtggCTGCTTCACATTTTGATTTGATACTATATTTACAGAAGATGAggaagtttttaaaatttgttcggtttcattgttattattgttattatcgATTTCACTATTTTCATTTGCGTTGGAACTCATTTATGTGAtggtatatatatatatatatatatatgttatGTATtatacaaaagaaaaaaaaaaaaaatgaaaaaaaatgaaaaacaattttttttttttttttttttttttttttttttttttttcaaaaactttttttttatggtttTCCATATGTTTAAATATCTATTCTGGTTAAATTAGTCTctcgattttttttttttataattttataattttatttttatttatttttattttatttattatttttttttacaaatatattaatataaataaaattcatatttctttttaaatattttattaaacattttccaaattaaatcttgatcaacaatttttaatttaccaattaatgGAAAAAAGAATCTAAAATCATTTAGTTGATAATGAGTATCAAGAATCCAAATTGATTCTAATGATGGtggtaaagaattaattgaaattggagtttcattatttaaaactataatatattttaaagagATTGGTAACCATTTCATATGAATTGGTTGTTTAAATGCACAACCTAATTCTAAAAGTTCTAATGATGGTGGTAATGTATcgaatttaattgttgaattataATTACCAATTCTTAGACActttaattttgtaaaaactttaaaatctttaactGGTTTAGAATAGaaattataatcaaattcatttaaatttaaatttattaaatcagaAAGACAAGATTTTGAATGGTAGTCtaatttgtaattattttcaataatatttactttaatagatttaattttttcaaatttatctaataataatttagaagtTTCTTTATATAACCAATATTTTAATAGATTTGattttgttaaatttaaatttattgaacTAAATTGTgatgataaataataaccTTGAAGTGAATCTTGaaatgtattaaaaaatatcgtTACATTTTTAACTGATGATGgtataatttttgaatttaattttaaaatttttaatatttcatcatttgatgataaattaccatttttattataaacttttaattttaaatattttgatttttcattatatttgtttttaatattatcattatcattatcatttatttgaacaccaaaatttgaaattttaaggtttttaagtttttttggtaaaatacctttaattaaagaaatattaaatttacttggtaatgataatttctttaatgtCCATGGTagtttatttgaattaattaatttattaaaaagtgAATTTGAgggaaatttaatttctttaattaattgaggTAAATTATctaatgatttatcaaaaaagtAACCAAatataatagtttttaaatattttggtAAAACATTCTCATTTAATTCTTGATTAAAATATTTCCcaaattttaactttttcaatGTATTTGGTAAAATGTTTACAtcaattttttgattaaaatttgaaccaAACTCTAATattgttaaatttgaaaatactcTATTTGAACCAACCTCTAATggtatattaaaattaaatggaattattaatttataaagtgattttggtaattctaaatttgataaactataattaataaaatttgtttgatataatattattgattcaatatcttttggtaaatcatttaatttttcaccaATTTCATATATTTCATATTGTTTTGCATCTTTTTGAATATCATCAACttttacaaataatgatttaacatattgtatattattttttatgaatGGTTGTAAAGATGAATCTAAATCAACTGGAAATGAAACTAAATTATACATCATTAAAtgtttgaaaattaatttatttaatacaaCATTTCtccatattttaaaaaataaaatagagttatcattattattcattttgagaataattttttttttttttcccaatcTTGATAATAAGTTGTTTTTGTAactgttgttgtagtttttgtttattttctattatattttttttttttttctctctttCCCttgttatttgtttttgttggtaaaaattgaaaaaaagtgAGAAAAAGTGGTAAATCAAAATGCAAATTCTCTTaaatatttctaaaaaaaaaaaatcaaaaaaaaaaaaaaaaaaagtcttcaaaaataacaaaaaattttttttatcgcAAAAcaaatagatattttttttttaccacttgatattttattagaatttgattaaataataatacttgaaaataaaaataaaaataaaataaaataaaaaaacaatataacaaaaaacaattttataaacttctttttatttttgttaatcatttggttttttttttatttactaattaataattaatggtCATTCACtgtataaaaattttttttcctgACTGTAACAAGTTATTTTTTCCAATAAGAAATtattcagtttttttttattatttttaaaattatataagtaatatataatttgttgataatttttatttgaaaaatatatacAATCAAAAtggataataaattacatgATGATTTAATGATAGGATATTTGAGCTAAATatagaaaaaattattttttaattgagtatATCATTTATGGAaccaaaatgaaaaaattaaaaaataacaaatgatcacattcaatttttttatattttacatCATTTAAGGTATTTGAGTGTTCTTTTTATACTAAAtccatattaaaaataaataaaattaaatcataaaaaaaaaaaaaacattcaaatttacatttttatttgtcaatcttttttttttttttttttttttggcatttttatttttttttttttttttttttttttttttcattttcattttccaaAACACATATataactattaaaaaaaaatgttatcaAAATTAGTTAAAGATCATCAAACacatcaaaataaattaaaagaagagaATGGTAATTATCAGATATTTTTTACAATAGTTTTAACATGTTAAAACAAAACAAGAACATTTCTaactttgatttttttttaaacattgtAATACAAtgaaataaacaaataaacaataatttattattactattattattatttattattattattattaaaaatttaaaagaggtattaaaaaaagaagcaATAGCATCAATGGGTGTTGTAACTAATGGATTAATAGATTCAGTTAATACAGGTGTTGCATGTATATTTGcaaatcaaaagaaattagaaacAGAGGCAAGATTATTACAAGCCAATACAgcaaaattctcaaaacaaacaaatcaatggattcatttaattgaaaactttaataattcattaaaagaaattggtgatgttgaaAATTGGTCAAAAAAGATCGAAAGTGATATGCATAATATCTCTGATATCAtagaatttttatatataaactCAAAtccaattcaacaacaaccacaacaacaaccacaacaacaacaacaataaaatgacaatttgtaatatatttttattgcctttttttttttattcaattttattaaattttatttataatttgaagTAGTATTAGAAGTGTTAGTTTCacaatcaatattaaattttaaccAATGATTTCTTTCAAAGAATTCTAAAAGTCTATGAATTTTAacttgatttaatttaattagtttAAAAGCggttgataatttaattacacCTTGAGTTTTTAAAGATTCAGAGATTAATGCTTGTTTGACAATTAGGTATTGTTGTGGTAAAAGTTTATGAGTTGTACAAATTTGTTTCTCTTTTAATGAGAGTGCATCAGCATTTGGTAAACCTTCCAATTCCATTTTAgcattctttttcaatttactTGAATGATGTTTCCTATTCTCACCAATAcctaaataaatatcttctttttctttagttaattgtttttgagttttaaatgatggatcaccaccaccaccaccacctccaccactaccaccacttaatccactactactaccacctaAATAATGATGACCAAATGGATTATGATTTGGATTGTATGAACTTAATCCACTATTTAAACTATATGATGCCAATTCAGATTTGGAACGTTTCATAGATTTATCAACTTCACGTTTTCTTTTATCTTCATCAAAATTTTGACCATCTGCCAATGTTTTAATACCATTTTCACGATACTCTTGTAATTGTAGAATTCTATTCTTTATattcttttcatttattaatccATTTATCATTGATTCATGCTCTTCTTTGGTAACTGTTTGAAGGAAACAtttcaatgaatttaatatctCTTTATCATCTTTGTATCGTTTTCTCTCTACTTTTCTATAATCTAATAAACCTTTCTCAACAATGAAATTCCTTCTTCTAATACGTTCATCCAATCTTTGATCATAGGATTCTAATACATTCAATTTAATATCTCTATCTGCTTGACTATCGTCAGGTTCAAATGTTAAATCCTTTACAACCAACTCTGCTTCATTATCATATTCTACTTCAAAATGTCCTCTATTCTTCATATATCCAACTGAATCTGTTACTGGTCCACTTGGTCCTTCTTCACCATGACTATTTctatgatttaattttttacttttatctaaatttttttaaataaaaaaataaaaaaataaaacaaaaaaaaaataaaaacaaaaaaataaaacaaaaaaataaaataataaaagaataattaaaaaaaaaaaaagaaatttattgttattatttgtaatttattattattattttttaattatttaaattattgatattaattttttatttttttttttatttagaaaattaaataggTTTCAAAAAACTAACACTATTGAATGActttgttggtgttgtattattactattatcgttataattattattattattattattatcatcatcgtcactattatcaataatataatcattataataattaccaTTTACAGTTGTTTTTGCTCTTTTAAAGTGAACATTTTCATTTGTAGTTAAAACCTTTGATGTATCTGGTAAAGGTGAAGTTgaactatttaaataatgagcGAAATAATGTGCTTTACATTCTAAAGGTGATTTTGAATGTGCGCCTACATTCTCTGAAACTTCATTCCAATTACCTAAACCATATAATTCAATTGCTtctaaaagtaataattctTCATCAGCACCCCAATCATCAGTAAACATTGGGAAATGCATATTATCAACTACATGATAATCATGAAAATTACGATGTGGTGTAATCTCTACACCAACACTAAAACATTCTAAACATAAATCGAAATCAGTACATACTGAACATCTTATACGTACAACACCACTAATATCCTTTTGACAATAATCACAATGATATAATCCTTCATTCACTTGTTCctctataaaattattattattattattattattattattaccattactgTTAGTTGGTGAATTGGTTGACTTCCTTGTTTGTTTTGTCATTGAGGTAGGTGATGTTGTTGTGGCTGTAGctgtatttgaatttgtatttgtagctgtgtttgtatttgtacttgtatttgtatttgttgtgaTAGTATTTGATTGAGTTGGTTTATTtattggttgtggttgtggtggttgttgtgttTTTGGTTGTTCTATTTTAACATTTGGttttgttgtattattagtggtggtagtagtggtagtagttggTAATGTAGTATTGTTCgatgttgttgtagttgttgttgttgttgttggtacaTTAGTAGTATTTGTagcagtagtagtagtagtattttttgttttatcatcctcttcattatcttcttcatcatcatctacactattaaaacttttatttaCAAGATCATCAACTTCACTTTGTGTTGGTGGTATTATTTGTGTTTGTCTTTTActttttgatattttcataccttcttcttcttcttcttcatcttcttcatcatcatcctcttcatcatcatcttcttcgaATGAATTGTTTGTATtgttattaccattaccattaccattattattattattattattattagtattattattattattattattattattatttga
This region of Dictyostelium discoideum AX4 chromosome 3 chromosome, whole genome shotgun sequence genomic DNA includes:
- the bloc1s1 gene encoding GCN5-like 1 domain-containing protein, whose amino-acid sequence is MLSKLVKDHQTHQNKLKEENEVLKKEAIASMGVVTNGLIDSVNTGVACIFANQKKLETEARLLQANTAKFSKQTNQWIHLIENFNNSLKEIGDVENWSKKIESDMHNISDIIEFLYINSNPIQQQPQQQPQQQQQ
- a CDS encoding SWIRM domain-containing protein, yielding MTSTINKEEPTTLVNKKRRKEHVDDDDDNDDDIEMQNVSNDNINNTDDENNNVNTNGNNTNKTNNNNNNNNNNNNNNNEEDDDEEDLLITKRRNSRSTTMSNNSSNKSTPSKKKRIKKSYDNDKDFVGDDEEEDDNDDEDDDGDVVISNNNNNNNNNNTNNNNNNNNGNGNGNNNTNNSFEEDDDEEDDDEEDEEEEEEGMKISKSKRQTQIIPPTQSEVDDLVNKSFNSVDDDEEDNEEDDKTKNTTTTTATNTTNVPTTTTTTTTTSNNTTLPTTTTTTTTNNTTKPNVKIEQPKTQQPPQPQPINKPTQSNTITTNTNTSTNTNTATNTNSNTATATTTSPTSMTKQTRKSTNSPTNSNGNNNNNNNNNNFIEEQVNEGLYHCDYCQKDISGVVRIRCSVCTDFDLCLECFSVGVEITPHRNFHDYHVVDNMHFPMFTDDWGADEELLLLEAIELYGLGNWNEVSENVGAHSKSPLECKAHYFAHYLNSSTSPLPDTSKVLTTNENVHFKRAKTTVNGNYYNDYIIDNSDDDDNNNNNNNYNDNSNNTTPTKSFNSVNKSKKLNHRNSHGEEGPSGPVTDSVGYMKNRGHFEVEYDNEAELVVKDLTFEPDDSQADRDIKLNVLESYDQRLDERIRRRNFIVEKGLLDYRKVERKRYKDDKEILNSLKCFLQTVTKEEHESMINGLINEKNIKNRILQLQEYRENGIKTLADGQNFDEDKRKREVDKSMKRSKSELASYSLNSGLSSYNPNHNPFGHHYLGGSSSGLSGGSGGGGGGGGDPSFKTQKQLTKEKEDIYLGIGENRKHHSSKLKKNAKMELEGLPNADALSLKEKQICTTHKLLPQQYLIVKQALISESLKTQGVIKLSTAFKLIKLNQVKIHRLLEFFERNHWLKFNIDCETNTSNTTSNYK